In Desulfuromonas sp., the genomic stretch AGTCATCGGCGCATTTTTCTGCGGCTCCGGCCTGCTGTTTTTCTTGCGCTCCGTTCGCTGCTGTTTCTGCGGCGCAGCCTGGGTCTGCCCGGATGATTTTTCGGCAGCATCGCTGCGCATGCTCAAACCAATCCGCTTGCGCGCGATATCGACCGACAGGACCTTGACCTGAACCTGCTGGCCGACCTTGACCACCTGGTTCGGGTCCCTGACGAAGCGATCAGCGAGGTGGCTGATATGCACCAGGCCATCCTGATGCACGCCGATATCGACGAAAGCGCCGAAGGCAGCGACGTTGGTCACGATGCCGTTGAGACGCATCCCTTCTTTCAGATCGCCGATTGCGCTGACATCTTCGCGGAAACTGGTATTGACGAAGCTCTCCCGCGGGTCGCGGCCCGGTTTTTTCATCTCGGCGACAATATCGCGCAGCGTCGGCAGGCCGACATCGTCACTGACGTAGGCCTGCAGGTCAATGTTCATGAGCTCGCCCGGCCGGGCAATCAGCTCCGGCAGCGAAAGACAGAGATCACCGGCGATCCGCTCGACCAGCGGATAACGCTCCGGATGGACCGCCGTATTGTCGAGAGGTTGCTCGCCATTGCGGATCCGCAGAAAGCCGGCCGCCTGCTCGTACGCCTTCGGCCCGAAACGGGGAACCTTGAGCAATTGGTCGCGACGGCGAAAGGCGCCATGCTGGTCACGATACTGAACAATCGCCCGGGCCAGGGCTTCACTGATACCGGAGACGAAGCTCAAGAGTGCCCAGCTGGCGGTGTTGAGATCGACACCGACGAAGTTGACGCACGACTCGACCACCTCGTCGAGTGCTTTTTTCAACGCCGTCTGGTTGACATCGTGCTGATACTGACCGACTCCGATGCTCTTCGGGTCGACCTTGACCAGCTCGGCGAGCGGGTCCTGCAGGCGGCGGGCGATCGAAATCGCCCCGCGCACGGTCAGGTCGAGATCAGGGAACTCGGCGCGGGCAATCTCGGAGGCCGAGTAGACCGAGGCACCGGTTTCGCTGACCATGACCACCGGCAGCTTGAGACCCGCCTCCTTGAGGCAGCCGCGGGTGAACTGGTCCATCTCGCGACCGGCGGTGCCATTGCCGATGGCAATCATCTCGATGTCATGACTCCTGATCAGGCGAAGCAGTGCGGTGCGGGCCGCTTCGAGTTTGGCGCTGCCGCCGGCGTGCGGGTAGATGGTGACATGCTCGAGAAAGCGGCCGGTTGCATCGACCGCCGCCAGCTTCGATCCGGTGCGCAGGCCGGGGTCGATGCCGAGCACCCGTTGACTGCCGGCCGGCGCGGCCAGGAGCAGATTGCGCAGGTTCTCGGCAAAGACCTTGATCGCCGCTTCGTCGGCCGCGTTTTTCGCCTGCAGGCGCAGCTCGACCTCGATCGAGACCGCCAACAGCCGGTTGTAGGCATCGGCGATGACCGCCCGCAAATAATCGCCGTAGCAGCTATCTTCGTTAACCAGCAGTCGGTGCAGGCGGCCGCAGATCTCCTCTTCCGGGGCCTCAAGGCGGAGGCGGAGCACCTCCTCCTTCTCGCCGCGCCGCATCGCCAGCATCCGGTGCGAGGGAATCTGCCGGAGCGGCTCGGAGAAATCGTAGTACATCTCGTACTTGCTGACACTCCCCTCCCTGCCCCGGGCCGGCTGCGAACAGAAGACCCCCTGCTCCCAGCTCAACGTGCGCACACACGCCCGCGCCTCGGCCGCATCGGCGAAATGCTCGGCAAGGATATGCCCGGCGCCGGCGAGGGCGTCTTCCACCGAATCAACCTCGAGCTCCGGGTTGATAAACGCCTCGGCAATCTGCCCGGCAGCCGGGCCGGAGCCGGTCGCCGCCAGCAGCTGTTCGGCCAACGGTTCAAGACCACGTTCGCGGGCGATCAGTGCCCTGGTGCGCCGTTTCGGTTTATACGGCAGATAGAGATCTTCGAGCTCGGTTTTCTGCCGGGTCGCTTCGATCCTGGCCCGCAGCTCATCGGTCAGCTTGCCCTGCTCGTCAATCGACCTGAGAATCGTCTGCCGGCGATCATGCAGTACATTGTGATACTCGAGGCGCTCCTGGATATGGCGGATCTGCACCTCGTCGAGCTCGCCGGTCGCCTCCTTGCGATAACGGGCGATAAACGGCACCGTCGACCCTTCGTTGAGCAGGGCGACGGTCTGTTTGACCTGGGCGGTTTGCAGGCCGGTCTCTTCGACCAGGATGGTAAGCGGGGAGAATACTGCGACTTCTGACATGCGTGCTGTTTCCTTTACGAACCGGTGGTGATGTGAGGGTGTTTCAGGGTGGGGAGTTTAGCATATACGCCGCGATTTCCAGGAGGATAATCTTGTCTTTTGCGTCAATAATTTTGACAGAACAAAACTGAACAAGGGACGCATCCCTTGGGGATTTATTCCCATTGATAAACCGGGATTAATTACCAAAAGCCTTCCCTTCGGCCAGCGTCTTGAGCGCCTCCGGCACCGGGCGGCCGACTGACTGCAACGTCTCGATCATCCGCGCTGCCAGGGCATCAATTGTCCAGACCCGATCCTTGCGGGGAATGATGTCCTGCCCTTGCGCGTCGAGGAAGCGGATGACCTGAAAATTCCAGGCCGGTTCCCCAAAACGCTTGAGCAGTTGTCGATCTTTGCCTCTTCGATTATTGTAGACCAACACCGGATAGAATTCAGTCTCGATCACCTCGACAAGTTGCGGGTTGGAGAGCACGATCCGGCCGAAATCCTGGCAGCCGCTGCAGCCGGGAACTTCCTGGAAGAGCACAAAAACCGGTTTGCCGCTCTGGCCGCTTAGTTCGTAAGCCTTGTCGAGATCGCGCCCCCAGTTCACCGTTCCGACTTCGATTGGATTTTCCGTCGCTGTGACGCCGGGTGTCAGCATCAGCAAGGCAGCAAGTATCATGATGAATTGTCTCATTCGGCAGACCTCCGCATTGATATGATCTTTAGGAGGATTATATCCCGGCCCGATAGCTTTTGGATAAAGGAGCGATAAAGGTTTGGTAAAGAACAATTCGGGGACACATAAGTTATGTGTCCCCGAATTGTTCTTTTACTCCAAAACCAAGATCTGATCCTTCACCTCGGTAAAGGCGACGTCATGACTGATCAGGAACAGTTGATCGTACCAGTGCTCGGTCACCTCTTCCTTTCCAACATCAA encodes the following:
- a CDS encoding RNA-binding transcriptional accessory protein, whose protein sequence is MSEVAVFSPLTILVEETGLQTAQVKQTVALLNEGSTVPFIARYRKEATGELDEVQIRHIQERLEYHNVLHDRRQTILRSIDEQGKLTDELRARIEATRQKTELEDLYLPYKPKRRTRALIARERGLEPLAEQLLAATGSGPAAGQIAEAFINPELEVDSVEDALAGAGHILAEHFADAAEARACVRTLSWEQGVFCSQPARGREGSVSKYEMYYDFSEPLRQIPSHRMLAMRRGEKEEVLRLRLEAPEEEICGRLHRLLVNEDSCYGDYLRAVIADAYNRLLAVSIEVELRLQAKNAADEAAIKVFAENLRNLLLAAPAGSQRVLGIDPGLRTGSKLAAVDATGRFLEHVTIYPHAGGSAKLEAARTALLRLIRSHDIEMIAIGNGTAGREMDQFTRGCLKEAGLKLPVVMVSETGASVYSASEIARAEFPDLDLTVRGAISIARRLQDPLAELVKVDPKSIGVGQYQHDVNQTALKKALDEVVESCVNFVGVDLNTASWALLSFVSGISEALARAIVQYRDQHGAFRRRDQLLKVPRFGPKAYEQAAGFLRIRNGEQPLDNTAVHPERYPLVERIAGDLCLSLPELIARPGELMNIDLQAYVSDDVGLPTLRDIVAEMKKPGRDPRESFVNTSFREDVSAIGDLKEGMRLNGIVTNVAAFGAFVDIGVHQDGLVHISHLADRFVRDPNQVVKVGQQVQVKVLSVDIARKRIGLSMRSDAAEKSSGQTQAAPQKQQRTERKKNSRPEPQKNAPMTDLAAAFAKSGFKVKK